One Salvelinus fontinalis isolate EN_2023a chromosome 27, ASM2944872v1, whole genome shotgun sequence genomic region harbors:
- the LOC129825685 gene encoding translation initiation factor IF-2-like gives MAVTFGLSLSVSWICCLLIGGITCLSLKGNANGHAAYTGPEPTGNYAQASVVSGPDAKATGHNALSSVKSGPTANRASAEASGPLASAEASGPLASAEASGPLASAEASGPLASAEASGPLASAEASGPLASAEASGPLASAEASGPLASAGASGPLASAGASIPRASSGASGPRASSGASGPRASSGASGPRASSGASGPRASAEAAGPRASAEAAGPRASAEAAGPRASAEAAGPRASAEAAGPRASAEAAGLEQTARPLNKLDREIIIWFAQLLNRLSPVTVPPFKEKGKGN, from the exons ATGGCTGTGACTTTTGGACTCTCTTTGAG TGTTTCTTGGATTTGCTGCCTGCTAATTGGAGGGATAACTTGTTTAAGCCTTAAAG GTAACGCTAATGGGCATGCTGCCTACACTGGACCTGAACCAACTGGAAACTATGCCCAAGCAAGTGTGGTGTCTGGGCCAGATGCTAAAGCTACTGGCCACAATGCCTTGTCAAGTGTGAAGTCCGGTCCAACTGCCAACCGCGCCTCAGCAGAAGCGTCCGGCCCCCTTGCCTCAGCAGAAGCGTCCGGCCCCCTTGCCTCAGCAGAAGCGTCCGGCCCCCTTGCCTCAGCAGAAGCGTCCGGCCCCCTTGCCTCAGCAGAAGCGTCCGGCCCCCTTGCCTCAGCAGAAGCGTCCGGCCCCCTTGCCTCAGCAGAAGCGTCCGGCCCCCTTGCCTCAGCAGAAGCGTCCGGCCCCCTTGCCTCAGCAGGTGCGTCCGGCCCCCTTGCCTCAGCAGGTGCGTCCATCCCCCGCGCCTCATCAGGTGCGTCCGGCCCCCGCGCCTCATCAGGTGCGTCCGGCCCCCGCGCCTCATCAGGTGCGTCCGGCCCCCGCGCCTCATCAGGTGCGTCCGGCCCCCGCGCCTCAGCAGAAGCGGCCGGCCCCCGCGCCTCAGCAGAAGCGGCCGGCCCCCGCGCCTCAGCAGAAGCGGCCGGCCCCCGCGCCTCAGCAGAAGCGGCCGGCCCCCGCGCCTCAGCAGAAGCGGCCGGCCCCCGCGCCTCAGCAGAAGCGGCCGGCCTTGAACAGACGGCCCGACCCCTCAACAAGCTAGATAGGGAGATCATAATTTGGTTTGCCCAACTCCTTAATCGTCTTTCCCCTGTTACTGTGCCTCCTTTTAAAGAAAAGGGCAAAGGTAACTGA